A window of Ignavibacterium sp. contains these coding sequences:
- the aroC gene encoding chorismate synthase gives MIRFLTAGESHGKALTTIVDGFPSNFKLNSEYINHQLKRRQFGYGRGLRMKIENDKVEILSGVRFGKTLGTPISLLIKNNDWENWQNKMSVTEIDEQIEKITIPRPGHADLVGISKYNFNDIRNSIERSSARETAARVAACSVARKFLEEFGIHIGSYVESIGGIYSKEDFSEKLFNNYLPQSFNGKKLNSQSDKSLVRVLDSDQERKIINKIKLAKKKGDTLGGTFVVVATGIPVGLGSFIQFDRRIDAEIAHSIMSINAVKGVEIGAGFYSAENFGSQSHDEIIISKNKFSRKTNRAGGIEGGITTGLPIIVRAAMKPIATLMSPIESVDLSKMKKVLSRRERSDFVAVPACAVIAESMLAWSIAKFFLEKFGGDSLEETKENYHNYNSELFKRIRENFKG, from the coding sequence ATGATAAGATTTCTTACTGCTGGCGAATCTCACGGAAAAGCTCTCACAACAATAGTTGACGGCTTTCCTTCAAATTTTAAATTGAACTCTGAATATATTAATCATCAACTTAAACGAAGACAGTTTGGTTATGGTCGCGGACTTCGTATGAAAATTGAAAACGATAAAGTTGAAATTCTATCCGGAGTTCGATTTGGTAAAACTTTAGGAACACCAATTTCATTGCTTATAAAAAACAATGATTGGGAAAACTGGCAGAACAAAATGTCAGTCACAGAGATTGATGAGCAAATTGAAAAAATTACTATTCCAAGACCCGGCCACGCTGATCTGGTTGGCATTTCTAAATATAATTTTAATGATATTCGAAATTCAATTGAAAGATCATCAGCGAGAGAAACTGCCGCAAGAGTAGCTGCCTGTTCAGTTGCAAGAAAATTTTTAGAAGAATTCGGAATTCATATTGGAAGTTATGTCGAAAGTATCGGAGGAATTTATTCTAAAGAAGATTTCTCTGAGAAACTCTTTAATAATTATTTACCACAATCATTCAACGGTAAAAAATTAAATAGTCAGTCTGATAAAAGTCTGGTGCGTGTTCTTGATTCTGATCAGGAGCGAAAGATTATTAACAAAATAAAACTTGCGAAGAAAAAAGGAGATACTTTAGGTGGGACTTTTGTTGTTGTTGCAACTGGAATTCCTGTTGGACTTGGTTCCTTTATTCAGTTTGACAGAAGAATTGATGCAGAAATTGCACATTCAATAATGTCAATAAATGCTGTTAAAGGAGTTGAAATTGGAGCAGGTTTTTATTCAGCAGAAAATTTTGGTTCTCAATCACACGATGAAATTATAATTTCTAAAAATAAATTTTCCAGAAAGACAAATCGTGCTGGTGGAATTGAAGGCGGAATAACAACAGGTTTACCAATAATTGTTCGTGCTGCAATGAAACCAATCGCAACACTGATGTCTCCGATAGAATCCGTAGATTTAAGTAAAATGAAAAAAGTTTTATCAAGAAGAGAGAGAAGCGATTTCGTTGCTGTACCTGCCTGTGCTGTAATTGCTGAATCAATGCTTGCCTGGTCAATTGCTAAATTCTTTCTTGAGAAATTTGGTGGTGATTCGCTCGAAGAAACTAAAGAAAATTATCACAATTATAACTCAGAACTATTCAAAAGAATCAGAGAAAATTTCAAAGGATAA
- a CDS encoding MBL fold metallo-hydrolase: protein MLKIHSFEFNPFNENTYLLWDDETKETAIIDPGCYDEFEKSELKNFIEEQNLIPKLLINTHCHIDHILGVSFIKENYDVIYLIPEKDLPLHKNASSQGQMFGFDLEELPEPDEFITEEKIIRLGQEELKPLFTPGHTAGEYCFYSEKNKICITGDVLFHQSIGRTDLWGGDYDTLIQSIRTKLLTLPDDTRIFPGHGIDSTIGIERKQNPFLTNI from the coding sequence ATGCTAAAAATTCATTCATTTGAATTTAATCCATTCAATGAAAATACATATTTACTTTGGGATGATGAGACAAAGGAAACTGCTATTATTGATCCAGGATGTTATGATGAATTTGAAAAATCCGAATTGAAAAATTTTATTGAAGAACAAAACTTGATTCCAAAGCTGTTGATTAACACTCATTGTCATATTGATCATATACTTGGTGTTTCTTTCATAAAAGAAAATTATGATGTAATATATCTCATTCCTGAAAAAGACTTACCTCTGCATAAAAATGCTTCTTCTCAGGGACAAATGTTCGGCTTTGATTTAGAAGAATTACCTGAACCTGATGAATTCATTACTGAAGAAAAAATTATCAGACTTGGTCAGGAAGAATTAAAACCGTTATTCACACCGGGTCATACTGCAGGAGAGTATTGTTTTTACTCAGAGAAAAATAAAATATGCATAACGGGTGATGTACTTTTTCATCAGTCAATTGGAAGAACTGATCTTTGGGGTGGTGATTATGATACTTTGATTCAAAGTATCAGAACTAAATTACTCACTTTGCCTGATGATACAAGAATTTTCCCTGGTCACGGAATTGATTCAACAATTGGAATCGAAAGAAAACAAAATCCATTCTTAACTAATATCTGA
- a CDS encoding ATP-binding cassette domain-containing protein: MIVSISNISKSYLVESIFDKKVLNEISFELNFLENNFISLIAPFGSGKTTLLKIIAGLTTTDSGKIIVNENGNEKILDNVVYIPTEPVSIPWMSVKKNIEFAIAKNQLSQERTKFIISLIGLEGYEDHIPDKDSFGFRFRITLGRALYSNPKLILLDEPFNKLDWLTKAEIFSMIKSVVTQTDSKFLMATSNLLDAIFLSDEVMFFNKEGKTITESLKIEKSFSTMNEMLQSDYFNQVLNNFKLKMNIHSGYNIKDFSI, encoded by the coding sequence ATGATTGTAAGTATATCAAATATTTCCAAATCATACCTGGTAGAATCAATCTTCGATAAAAAAGTATTGAATGAAATAAGCTTTGAACTGAACTTTCTTGAAAATAATTTCATATCATTGATTGCTCCATTTGGCTCAGGTAAGACAACTTTACTAAAAATTATTGCCGGATTAACTACTACTGATTCAGGTAAAATAATTGTAAATGAAAATGGCAATGAAAAAATACTCGATAATGTTGTTTATATTCCAACTGAACCAGTATCAATTCCGTGGATGAGTGTAAAAAAGAATATCGAATTTGCCATAGCTAAAAATCAATTATCTCAGGAGAGAACAAAATTCATTATTAGTCTTATAGGTTTAGAAGGATACGAAGACCATATTCCAGATAAAGATAGTTTTGGTTTTCGATTCAGAATTACTCTCGGAAGAGCATTATACTCAAACCCTAAACTGATTTTGCTTGATGAACCATTTAATAAATTGGATTGGTTAACAAAAGCAGAAATATTTTCTATGATAAAAAGTGTTGTTACTCAAACTGATTCAAAATTTTTAATGGCTACAAGTAATTTATTAGATGCGATTTTTCTTTCTGATGAGGTGATGTTTTTTAATAAAGAAGGAAAAACTATAACAGAAAGTTTGAAGATTGAAAAAAGTTTTTCTACAATGAATGAAATGTTACAATCAGATTACTTCAATCAGGTTCTAAATAATTTCAAATTGAAAATGAATATTCATTCCGGATATAATATCAAAGATTTTTCAATTTAA
- a CDS encoding acyl-CoA carboxylase subunit beta: MKDKFDELAKRKAEALLGGGKDKIEAQHKKGKLTARERIELLLDEGSFEEVDMFVKHRATNFGLDKVNYPGDGVVTGFGKIDGRPVALFSQDFTVFGGSLSETHAEKIVKIMNMAMKAGIPVIGLNDSGGARIQEGVNSLGGYADIFLLNTLASGVIPQISVILGPCAGGAVYSPAITDFVFMVRNTSYMFVTGPNVVKTVTHEDVTFEELGGADTHAIKSGVAHFVFDSEIETLQNVRKLLSYLPLNFMDQPPRFDFDISQLSEEPRLDTIIPDNPNKPYDIKEVISLIVDDGEFFEVHKDFAENIVTGFARVSGMSVGIVANQPEVLAGVLDINASVKGARFVRFCDAFNIPLLVFVDVPGFLPGTEQEWGGIIRHGAKLLYAFSEATVPKVTVITRKAYGGAYDVMNSKHIRGDFNFAWPSAEIAVMGPKGAVEIIFKKEIESSKDPENELNKKLNEYIEKFANPYIAAERGFIDDVIYPRETKMKLVQAFDLLKNKVDKNPKKKHGNIPL; the protein is encoded by the coding sequence ATGAAAGATAAATTTGATGAACTTGCAAAGCGAAAAGCTGAGGCATTACTCGGCGGCGGCAAAGATAAAATTGAAGCCCAACATAAAAAAGGAAAGTTAACTGCTCGGGAAAGAATCGAACTATTGTTGGACGAAGGCTCATTTGAAGAAGTTGATATGTTTGTAAAACATCGCGCTACAAATTTTGGATTGGATAAAGTAAATTATCCCGGAGATGGAGTCGTTACTGGTTTTGGTAAAATTGATGGAAGACCTGTTGCGCTTTTTAGTCAGGACTTTACAGTTTTTGGTGGTTCACTTTCAGAAACTCACGCAGAAAAAATTGTTAAGATTATGAATATGGCAATGAAAGCCGGGATTCCTGTTATTGGATTGAACGATTCTGGCGGTGCAAGGATTCAGGAAGGTGTAAATAGTCTTGGTGGTTATGCTGATATTTTCTTACTAAATACACTTGCGTCGGGAGTTATTCCACAAATTTCAGTAATACTCGGTCCTTGTGCAGGTGGAGCAGTTTATTCACCCGCAATTACCGATTTTGTTTTTATGGTTAGAAATACAAGTTATATGTTCGTTACAGGACCAAATGTTGTAAAAACTGTAACTCACGAAGATGTAACTTTTGAAGAACTTGGCGGTGCAGATACTCACGCAATCAAATCAGGAGTTGCTCATTTTGTATTTGATTCAGAAATTGAAACGCTTCAGAATGTTAGAAAACTTCTGAGCTATCTTCCACTCAATTTTATGGATCAACCTCCAAGATTTGATTTTGATATAAGTCAATTATCTGAAGAGCCAAGACTCGACACAATTATTCCCGATAATCCTAACAAACCATATGACATTAAAGAAGTAATTTCATTAATTGTTGATGATGGTGAATTTTTTGAAGTTCACAAAGATTTTGCTGAAAATATAGTGACAGGATTTGCAAGAGTGTCAGGAATGTCGGTCGGAATTGTCGCCAATCAACCTGAAGTGCTTGCAGGAGTGCTCGATATTAACGCTTCTGTTAAAGGCGCAAGATTTGTAAGGTTTTGTGATGCGTTCAATATACCTTTATTGGTGTTTGTAGATGTTCCGGGCTTTTTACCGGGAACAGAACAAGAATGGGGAGGAATAATAAGACACGGTGCAAAGTTGCTTTATGCATTTAGCGAAGCAACAGTACCAAAGGTTACTGTGATTACAAGAAAAGCTTATGGTGGTGCTTACGATGTGATGAATTCAAAGCATATAAGAGGTGATTTCAATTTTGCCTGGCCGTCGGCAGAAATTGCCGTTATGGGACCAAAAGGTGCGGTAGAAATTATCTTTAAAAAAGAAATTGAAAGTTCAAAAGATCCTGAAAATGAGTTAAATAAAAAATTAAATGAGTATATAGAGAAATTTGCGAATCCTTACATTGCCGCTGAGCGTGGCTTTATTGATGATGTGATTTATCCAAGAGAGACCAAAATGAAATTAGTTCAAGCTTTTGACTTATTGAAAAATAAAGTTGACAAGAATCCAAAGAAAAAACATGGGAACATCCCATTGTAA
- a CDS encoding ABC transporter permease subunit, with amino-acid sequence MKSNKIKIIIFSLVAYIALFEFLFPLNGFFPSVTVIFLSLTELLQNYNFALNLISTFAAVYVTILFNFLFTKILFPYLIRKKVEQDSSYSSSIHSIVWIFSHIPFILTALLILTWFPDFILDKYIVAIIILLPKNLMEISEYDISNHKNYFYFYNSVGVDKTSILNKIIFKLIEPEYFLYQLKNHSRIWSIIIITEFIQQKEGVGGILRTVFKYQDISLIFTITIFVSLLVFAIQKALNLLYHKVYFWK; translated from the coding sequence ATGAAGTCGAATAAGATTAAAATTATAATTTTTAGTTTAGTTGCTTATATCGCTTTATTCGAATTCCTATTTCCTTTAAATGGATTTTTTCCATCAGTGACGGTTATTTTTCTTTCTCTTACCGAACTTTTACAAAACTACAATTTTGCATTAAACTTAATTTCAACTTTCGCTGCAGTATATGTAACAATTTTGTTCAACTTTTTATTCACAAAAATTTTATTCCCTTATCTGATAAGAAAAAAAGTCGAGCAGGATTCATCCTATTCAAGTTCAATTCATTCAATAGTCTGGATATTTAGTCACATTCCGTTTATTCTGACTGCACTTTTAATACTAACCTGGTTTCCTGATTTCATACTTGATAAGTACATAGTTGCAATAATTATTCTCTTACCGAAAAATTTAATGGAAATTTCAGAATATGATATTTCGAATCATAAAAATTATTTCTATTTCTATAATTCGGTCGGTGTTGATAAAACTTCAATTCTCAATAAAATTATTTTCAAACTGATTGAGCCGGAATATTTTTTATATCAGCTTAAAAACCATTCTCGGATTTGGAGTATCATTATCATTACTGAATTCATTCAACAGAAAGAGGGTGTTGGAGGAATTCTCAGAACTGTATTCAAGTATCAGGATATTTCATTGATTTTTACAATCACAATTTTCGTTTCATTGTTAGTCTTCGCGATTCAAAAAGCTCTGAACTTACTTTATCATAAAGTTTATTTCTGGAAATAA